One window of Amaranthus tricolor cultivar Red isolate AtriRed21 chromosome 13, ASM2621246v1, whole genome shotgun sequence genomic DNA carries:
- the LOC130798127 gene encoding protein S-acyltransferase 21 — translation MARRCGWELPAHSLQIVAITVFFLLTIAYYAFFAPFVSKEVVFEYVAIGGYTFLALGVLILYARCTAIDPADPSILIEQDKTARSQCEASLPGNASSIEDPYKSALEVGERSNAQRLTFCSKLCGTFCFCLVREDCREDEEVVQQSSGEEEALFCTLCNAEVRKFSKHCRSCDKCVDGFDHHCRWLNNCVGRKNYFSFVSLMAMSLLWLVAECGVGIWVLVRCFVFKVATEHQITERLGDGFSRPVFATVVAFGTAVSFLAIVPLGELFFFHIILIRKGITTYEYVIAMRTQSEPPGPSIGGGDQLSLPSSPTSSAVTAISGRSSVGMGLQIKGSWCTPPRIFMDQQDEIEHLEPGTVPSTVDPDAIHPSDRGKKIPQRPVRISAWKLAKLDSKEAIKAAAKARASSSVLRPVNSRPHPYDSDQLSSSNISGVSSPVSLKSSGFLNRNSRIGIPKLSSAKSSYPPSRASREDIETGTRSVSNLSSPRASHLATPPLPSNIDHFNPMYQSSANQSPLSSRAVEYSENAASSGSLARQPANKNELKIRESLKNTVYWDPEAGRFVSSATRAAGAGAASSSVTQRTELSYTGQSIFFGGPLLNENLTRGARNAGASGAGGGVAGERGRGGYFQQGQGQGQGQGQGQGRSQRRIQLPVFVPNDSESGQLPSRLP, via the exons ATGGCTAGACGTTGTGGTTGGGAACTTCCTGCTCATTCTTTGCAG ATTGTGGCTATCACTGTGTTCTTCCTGCTAACAATTGCATATTATGCCTTCTTTGCACCCTTTGTTTCCAAGGAAGTGGTCTTCGAATATGTGGCTATTGGTGGTTATACTTTTTTG GCCTTGGGTGTATTGATACTTTACGCTAGGTGCACAGCGATTGATCCAGCTGATCCTAGTATCCTTATTGAACAAGACAAAACAGCTAGATCACAATGTGAAGCCAGTTTGCCTG GTAATGCATCTTCGATAGAAGATCCGTACAAATCAGCGCTGGAGGTTGGTGAAAGGTCTAATGCACAACGTTTGACTTTTTGTTCAAAGCTTTGTGGGACATTTTGCTTTTGCCTTGTACGAGAAGATTGTCGTGAAGATGAGGAAGTTGTTCAGCAATCATCAGGAGAAGAAGAGGCTTTATTTTGCACACTTTGTAATGCTGAG GTCCGTAAGTTCAGCAAGCACTGCAGGAGTTGTGACAAGTGTGTTGATGGGTTTGATCATCATTGTCGT TGGTTGAATAATTGCGTTGgcaggaaaaattatttttcatttgtgaGCCTTATGGCAATGAGCCTTCTCTGG CTTGTTGCTGAATGTGGTGTTGGCATTTGGGTCCTTGTCCGCTGCTTCGTGTTCAAAGTTGCTACTGAACATCAAATAACTGAGAGGCTTGGAGATGGCTTCTCGCGCCCTGTTTTTGCCACAGTGGTG GCCTTTGGCACAGCTGTCTCCTTTCTAGCAATTGTTCCTCTTGGAGAGCTTTTCTTCTTCCACATAATTCTCATCAGAAAG GGTATTACTACTTACGAGTATGTTATTGCTATGCGAACTCAAAGTGAACCACCAGGACCATCAATTGGTGGAGGAGATCAGTTAAGTCTACCGTCTTCTCCCACAAGCTCAGCAGTAACAGCCATAAGTGGACGAAGCTCTGTTGGGATGGGTTTGCAAATCAAAGGCTCTTGGTGTACGCCTCCTAGAATTTTCATGGACCAACAG GATGAAATTGAACATCTGGAGCCTGGAACTGTGCCATCTACAGTCGATCCTGATGCCATACATCCCAGTGATAGGGGCAAAAAGATTCCCCAGCGTCCTGTGCGTATTAGTGCCTGGAAGCTTGCGAAATTAGATTCTAAAGAGGCAATCAAAGCAGCTGCCAAAGCTCGAGCATCATCTTCTGTACTACGCCCTGTCAATTCTCGACCCCACCCCTATGATAGTGATCAGTTATCCAGCAGCAATATAAGTGGGGTAAGCAGTCCTGTCAGCTTGAAATCTTCAGGGTTTCTGAACCGAAACTCAAGAATAGGAATCCCAAAGCTCTCTTCTGCCAAGAGTTCTTATCCACCAAGCAGGGCTAGCAGGGAGGATATTGAGACTGGTACCCGCAGTGTAAGCAACTTGAGTAGTCCTCGTGCATCACACCTTGCCACTCCTCCATTGCCCTCAAACATAGATCACTTCAACCCGATGTACCAATCATCAGCAAACCAGTCCCCTTTATCATCCAGAGCAGTTGAGTATAGTGAGAATGCAGCTTCTTCAGGTAGCTTGGCACGACAGCCTGCAAACAAAAATGAGCTAAAGATTAgagaaagcttaaaaaatacTGTTTACTGGGACCCAGAAGCCGGAAGATTTGTCTCGTCTGCTACTAGAGCTGCAGGTGCTGGTGCTGCCTCCTCATCAGTTACCCAAAGGACAGAGCTGTCATATACTGGTCAATCCATTTTCTTTGGCGGGCCTCTATTGAATGAGAATTTGACACGAGGGGCAAGAAATGCTGGGGCATCGGGAGCTGGAGGAGGAGTTGCAGGCGAGAGAGGAAGAGGAGGTTATTTTCAGCAGGGACAGGGGCAGGGGCAAGGGCAGGGACAGGGGCAGGGTCGATCACAGCGGAGAATTCAGCTTCCTGTGTTTGTGCCTAATGATTCCGAGTCTGGTCAGTTGCCTTCTAGGTTGCCATAA